The following proteins are encoded in a genomic region of Streptococcus cristatus AS 1.3089:
- a CDS encoding FTR1 family iron permease, with amino-acid sequence MVRNYLNKVLFLLLTLLLLAQPVSAEDSYSSLFIKITDASTAVQKGDQASAKQLLEEIQTEFEALNNHDSAAGKEVSKALTISGDVTEDKLTKVSAALLAFEKEQNPVDLEAEKTKLVNKLESKFQALQAAIESKDLEKIREAYKKMNSTWTANEGVVRDHGTAHYGKVETAISFLRSAIETEPTDFEAIQTSYDDLTAAIDSFVKGEEATASSENLTLADGIGLLKKALLAFQKGDEKQGKAAMKKFITIWPSVEGDVSTKNPSLYTKVESQSPVIMVKGKDKEYQDQLASLISELEQIDTSGSYTFFDAMLILLREGVEALLIVMALVTTLKASKMKKGLKWVYTGAGLGVLASAAIAILLQTLFPAVASGSNREIIEGAVGIFAVVMMILVGIWLHSKSSVKKWNDFMESQMQAVTASGSFISMFALSFLAVFREGAETILFYAGILPRITVLDFFLGLGLAILVLVLLAILMTKASSFIRPHRIFFGLTWLIYALAFKMLGVSIHALQLTAIFPSHLISHLPTIDWLGIYPSLEVLLSQAIFLVVVLYVTFRNRQKERADV; translated from the coding sequence TTGGTCAGAAATTATTTGAATAAAGTCCTGTTTTTGCTCCTGACTCTCTTGCTCTTAGCTCAGCCTGTATCAGCTGAGGATTCTTATAGCAGTCTCTTTATCAAGATTACGGATGCTAGCACTGCTGTTCAAAAGGGTGATCAAGCCAGTGCCAAACAATTGCTGGAGGAAATCCAGACTGAATTTGAGGCTTTAAACAACCATGACTCAGCTGCAGGGAAGGAAGTCAGCAAGGCATTGACTATCTCGGGCGATGTAACAGAGGACAAGTTGACCAAGGTTTCAGCCGCCCTTTTAGCTTTTGAAAAGGAGCAGAATCCCGTTGATCTAGAAGCGGAAAAAACCAAGCTGGTCAATAAACTAGAATCAAAATTTCAAGCTCTTCAGGCAGCGATTGAGAGCAAGGATCTTGAAAAGATTCGGGAAGCCTATAAAAAAATGAATTCGACTTGGACCGCCAATGAAGGCGTAGTGCGGGATCATGGTACGGCTCATTATGGCAAGGTAGAAACGGCCATTTCCTTTTTACGGAGTGCCATCGAGACAGAGCCAACGGATTTTGAAGCCATTCAAACTTCCTATGATGACCTGACAGCAGCCATTGATAGCTTTGTCAAGGGAGAAGAAGCGACAGCTAGCAGTGAAAATCTTACGCTGGCAGATGGTATAGGCCTGCTAAAAAAGGCTCTGCTTGCATTCCAAAAAGGGGACGAAAAGCAGGGCAAGGCTGCCATGAAGAAATTTATCACGATTTGGCCAAGTGTTGAAGGAGATGTCAGCACTAAAAATCCTTCCCTCTATACTAAAGTAGAAAGCCAGTCGCCTGTCATCATGGTGAAGGGCAAGGATAAGGAGTATCAAGACCAGCTCGCGTCCTTAATTAGTGAGCTAGAACAGATTGACACCAGCGGATCTTATACTTTCTTTGATGCCATGCTGATTTTGTTGCGTGAGGGCGTTGAGGCTCTTTTGATTGTGATGGCACTTGTCACGACACTCAAGGCCTCCAAGATGAAAAAAGGTCTCAAATGGGTTTATACTGGTGCTGGCTTGGGCGTACTAGCCAGTGCGGCCATTGCCATTTTGCTACAGACTCTTTTTCCAGCCGTTGCCTCTGGCTCCAATCGTGAAATCATTGAGGGGGCAGTGGGGATTTTTGCGGTTGTTATGATGATTTTGGTCGGCATTTGGCTCCACAGTAAGTCCTCTGTCAAGAAGTGGAATGACTTCATGGAAAGTCAGATGCAGGCAGTGACAGCCAGTGGTAGTTTTATTTCCATGTTTGCCCTGAGCTTTCTCGCTGTTTTCCGTGAAGGAGCAGAGACCATCTTGTTCTATGCAGGCATTTTACCGCGCATTACTGTGCTAGACTTCTTTTTGGGATTGGGACTTGCTATTTTGGTTTTAGTCTTGCTCGCAATTCTAATGACCAAGGCCAGCAGTTTCATTCGGCCTCATAGGATTTTCTTTGGTCTGACCTGGTTGATCTATGCCTTGGCCTTTAAGATGCTGGGTGTCAGCATTCATGCCCTGCAATTAACAGCCATTTTTCCTAGTCACTTGATTTCTCATCTTCCAACCATTGATTGGCTGGGGATTTATCCGAGCCTAGAAGTACTTCTAAGTCAAGCCATCTTTCTTGTCGTTGTTCTTTATGTGACCTTTAGAAATCGGCAAAAGGAGCGAGCAGATGTCTAG
- a CDS encoding twin-arginine translocase TatA/TatE family subunit produces the protein MGILKDIGLPGLIVIVLGALLIFGPKRLPELGQSIGKMFSEFKKAVDGGAEDSNLEKDKKD, from the coding sequence ATGGGAATTTTAAAAGACATTGGACTACCAGGGCTTATCGTTATCGTTCTAGGAGCCTTGCTGATTTTTGGACCAAAACGTCTGCCAGAGCTGGGGCAGTCGATTGGAAAAATGTTTTCAGAGTTTAAAAAGGCAGTCGATGGAGGAGCAGAAGATTCTAACTTAGAAAAAGATAAGAAAGATTAG
- a CDS encoding ClC family H(+)/Cl(-) exchange transporter, with product MIKQKEQISDTKKEFNFMSSSIISQVSRGILVGIFAGVVVGAFRFLIEKSFHLIQAAYVRGRSEWIWLVGLLFLYAFIVFINARLVASEKDIKGSGIPQVEAELKGLMSLSWWSILWKKFLVGILAISSGLMLGREGPSIQLGAMSGKGISKWLNLSPVEERALIASGAAAGLAAAFNAPIAGLLFVVEEVYHHFSRFFWVSTLAASLVANFISLSIFGLTPVLDMPDNIPFMGLEQYWIYILMGLFLGLAGFVYEKAVLNIHLVYEALGKFFRLPKNYYPIFAFVLIVPIGYFLPHLLGGGNQLILSLTSAHYTVGTLILFFLLRFVWSMISYGSGLPGGIFLPILALGSLLGAAIGALCVEAGFITQEQFPIFIILGMSGYFGAISKAPLTAMILVTEMVGDIRNLMPLGLVTLMAYIAMDLLKGAPVYEAMLEKMLPHRIEDDGETTLIEIPVSEKIAGRQVHELELPHGVLITMNIHKGKTQTVNGASRLYLGDTIYVVVKKTEIGKIKDILL from the coding sequence ATGATAAAACAAAAAGAACAAATTTCTGATACGAAAAAAGAATTTAATTTTATGTCCAGCTCCATTATTTCCCAAGTGTCCAGGGGGATTCTGGTGGGCATTTTTGCTGGGGTAGTAGTGGGAGCATTTCGTTTTTTGATTGAGAAAAGTTTCCACTTGATTCAGGCGGCTTATGTGAGGGGCAGGAGCGAGTGGATTTGGCTGGTGGGCTTACTTTTCTTGTATGCTTTTATTGTCTTTATAAATGCTAGACTGGTGGCTTCGGAAAAGGACATAAAAGGTTCGGGGATTCCGCAAGTTGAGGCCGAGTTGAAAGGCTTGATGTCACTTTCTTGGTGGAGCATTCTCTGGAAAAAATTTCTAGTCGGTATTTTGGCGATTTCCAGCGGTTTGATGCTGGGGCGTGAAGGTCCGAGTATTCAGTTAGGGGCGATGAGCGGCAAAGGTATCTCTAAGTGGTTGAACTTGAGTCCAGTGGAAGAACGGGCCTTGATTGCCAGCGGTGCAGCTGCGGGTTTGGCAGCGGCCTTTAATGCACCGATTGCAGGTTTGCTCTTTGTCGTTGAGGAAGTGTACCATCATTTCTCTCGCTTCTTTTGGGTTTCAACCTTGGCGGCAAGTTTGGTGGCAAATTTCATTTCCCTGTCAATATTCGGCCTGACTCCTGTTTTGGATATGCCGGATAATATTCCTTTCATGGGGTTGGAGCAGTACTGGATTTATATTTTAATGGGTCTGTTTTTAGGCTTGGCTGGCTTTGTCTATGAAAAAGCAGTCCTCAATATTCATCTGGTTTATGAAGCTCTGGGAAAATTTTTTAGGCTGCCGAAAAATTATTATCCGATTTTTGCCTTTGTCTTGATCGTTCCGATTGGTTATTTTCTGCCTCATCTACTGGGCGGTGGGAACCAGCTGATTTTGTCTTTGACGAGTGCTCATTACACAGTTGGAACCTTGATTCTCTTTTTCTTACTCCGTTTTGTATGGAGCATGATTAGTTATGGCAGTGGCCTTCCTGGTGGTATTTTCCTGCCCATTCTGGCTTTGGGTTCTTTACTAGGCGCGGCAATTGGAGCTCTCTGTGTAGAAGCTGGTTTCATCACGCAGGAACAATTTCCAATTTTTATCATTTTGGGAATGAGTGGGTATTTTGGCGCTATTTCCAAAGCTCCATTAACAGCTATGATTCTCGTGACGGAGATGGTGGGAGACATTCGTAACCTAATGCCACTGGGCTTGGTTACTCTGATGGCTTATATTGCCATGGATCTGCTAAAGGGAGCGCCTGTTTATGAAGCTATGCTTGAAAAAATGCTGCCTCATCGGATTGAAGATGACGGTGAGACAACCTTAATTGAAATTCCTGTTTCAGAAAAAATTGCAGGGCGACAAGTGCATGAGTTGGAGTTGCCACACGGCGTTTTAATTACCATGAATATCCATAAGGGCAAGACTCAGACGGTCAACGGAGCCAGTCGTCTCTACCTAGGAGATACGATTTATGTAGTCGTTAAGAAAACAGAAATTGGCAAAATTAAAGATATCTTGCTTTGA
- the efeO gene encoding iron uptake system protein EfeO, translating into MKKLGIVLLSTAILLTGCAANQKSNTSASSSEAKTSLSASDQKALDKATTEYKAFVQKEIDQLLTDTEKFRDTLKEGKLDEAKKMYPLIRMSYERSEPIAESFGESDVKIDFRLADYVDENKTEEGWSGFHQIEKILWESNTTAGTEKYADQLVNDIKELKAKIATVEVTPDIMLTGAVDLLNEVATSKITGEEEIFSHTDLYDFRANIQGAEKIFELFKPLIEKKDEKLVKSIETEFKNVNSLLDKQMTDSENYKLYTELSKEDTKELGEAVTKLGEPLSQMGIILDGK; encoded by the coding sequence ATGAAAAAACTTGGAATTGTCTTATTGTCAACAGCTATCTTACTGACTGGCTGTGCTGCTAATCAAAAATCGAATACAAGTGCCAGCAGTTCGGAAGCTAAAACAAGTCTATCGGCCTCTGACCAGAAAGCTTTGGATAAGGCAACAACAGAGTATAAGGCTTTTGTACAGAAAGAAATCGATCAATTATTGACGGATACGGAGAAATTCAGAGATACGCTCAAAGAAGGCAAGCTTGACGAAGCCAAGAAAATGTATCCGCTAATTCGCATGAGCTACGAGCGTTCAGAGCCGATTGCCGAAAGCTTCGGAGAGTCTGATGTGAAAATTGATTTCCGCTTAGCTGACTATGTGGATGAAAACAAGACCGAAGAAGGCTGGTCAGGCTTCCACCAAATTGAAAAAATTCTGTGGGAAAGTAACACAACGGCGGGGACAGAGAAATATGCAGATCAGCTGGTCAATGACATTAAAGAATTAAAGGCTAAAATTGCGACTGTTGAGGTTACGCCAGACATCATGCTGACTGGTGCAGTTGACCTGCTCAACGAAGTAGCGACCAGCAAGATTACTGGTGAAGAAGAAATCTTTTCCCATACGGATCTATATGATTTCCGTGCCAATATTCAAGGGGCAGAAAAGATTTTTGAACTCTTTAAACCTTTGATTGAGAAGAAAGATGAAAAACTGGTAAAAAGTATAGAAACTGAGTTCAAGAATGTCAATAGTCTGCTAGACAAGCAGATGACGGACTCTGAAAATTATAAACTTTATACCGAATTGAGCAAGGAAGATACCAAAGAGCTAGGAGAAGCTGTCACAAAACTGGGCGAACCTCTCTCGCAAATGGGAATCATCCTAGATGGGAAGTAA
- the efeB gene encoding iron uptake transporter deferrochelatase/peroxidase subunit, whose translation MTKDEKWFNKKMDRREFLKKAGIGGAGLALGVSSASAFFANQAKEDKKFADGKEEISFYGEHQAGITTAMQKNIYFVILDLHTTDRETVIQMFKDWTAYSEKLVNGEMVKKDGSNALLPPTDTGETVGLNPYRLTLTFGVSASFLKKMGLEDKKPKEFRDMPPFPKEQLKEKYTGGDIVIQACADDEQVAFHAVRNLVRKARNAITMKWSQAGFAAIGDRLSTPRNLFGFKDGTANVTKEKDFDKVVWCDSKDWMKGGSYMAVRRIQMFLETWDRTNLQEQENTFGRYKESGAPFGKKNEFDEVDLDLLPVDAHVRLAKEVDKPLYRRSYSYSDGIDETTGQFDTGLLFISFQKDPDSFIKVQTNLGAQDKMNEYVTHVGSGLFACFGGVKKGEYLGQKLFE comes from the coding sequence ATGACCAAGGACGAAAAATGGTTTAATAAAAAAATGGATCGTCGGGAATTTCTTAAAAAAGCAGGGATTGGAGGTGCAGGCTTAGCGCTGGGTGTCTCCAGTGCATCTGCTTTTTTCGCTAATCAAGCGAAGGAAGACAAGAAATTTGCTGACGGTAAGGAAGAAATCAGTTTTTACGGTGAGCATCAAGCTGGTATCACGACAGCTATGCAGAAGAATATCTATTTTGTCATTCTGGATTTGCATACGACGGATCGGGAGACCGTTATCCAGATGTTCAAGGACTGGACAGCTTATAGTGAAAAGTTGGTCAATGGAGAGATGGTCAAAAAAGATGGTTCTAATGCTCTCTTGCCTCCTACGGATACTGGAGAAACGGTCGGCCTCAACCCTTATCGACTGACCTTGACCTTTGGAGTCTCCGCCTCTTTCCTGAAAAAAATGGGCTTGGAGGATAAAAAGCCAAAAGAATTTCGCGATATGCCTCCTTTCCCCAAGGAACAACTAAAAGAGAAATATACTGGCGGTGATATTGTCATTCAAGCTTGTGCGGATGATGAACAGGTGGCTTTTCATGCTGTTCGCAATTTGGTTCGTAAAGCGCGAAATGCTATTACCATGAAATGGAGTCAGGCTGGTTTTGCTGCTATAGGCGATCGTTTGTCTACTCCCCGCAATCTATTTGGTTTTAAAGACGGCACGGCCAATGTCACCAAGGAGAAAGATTTTGACAAGGTGGTTTGGTGTGACAGCAAGGACTGGATGAAGGGTGGCTCTTATATGGCTGTCCGTCGAATCCAGATGTTTCTTGAGACTTGGGATCGGACCAATTTGCAAGAGCAGGAAAACACCTTTGGTCGTTATAAGGAGAGCGGAGCGCCCTTTGGCAAGAAGAATGAATTTGATGAGGTAGACTTGGACTTGCTTCCAGTTGATGCACATGTGCGACTGGCCAAAGAAGTGGACAAGCCCCTCTATCGCCGTTCCTATTCTTATTCGGATGGGATTGATGAAACAACCGGTCAATTTGATACAGGCCTCCTTTTTATCTCTTTCCAAAAGGATCCCGACAGTTTTATCAAGGTGCAGACCAATCTTGGAGCACAGGATAAGATGAATGAATATGTCACCCATGTGGGCAGTGGCCTGTTTGCTTGCTTCGGCGGTGTCAAAAAAGGAGAATATCTTGGTCAGAAATTATTTGAATAA
- the tatC gene encoding twin-arginine translocase subunit TatC has product MSSKEQTVVEHLTEFRWRFIAVLIWFGLIFLVSLLFAADIYKWLTASFEQKLIVLGPDDILWIYISLASLVAFSLTLPFMVYQIWEFIRPALRNSEVKAIFAYIPATFFSFVLGLVFGFYFVSPAILRVLLSLGDGLFAIQMTAQNYLSFLFHTTIPIACLFELPVIVAFLTSIGLLKPQFLIKYRRYAYFVLLVLAVILTPADFISDLSMTVPLILLYEVSILLSKMIEKRRTS; this is encoded by the coding sequence ATGTCTAGTAAGGAACAGACTGTTGTTGAACACTTGACGGAATTTAGATGGCGTTTCATAGCTGTTTTAATCTGGTTCGGTTTGATTTTTCTGGTCAGTCTGCTTTTTGCAGCGGATATTTACAAATGGTTGACCGCTTCTTTTGAGCAGAAGCTGATTGTATTGGGACCAGACGACATACTTTGGATTTATATTAGCCTGGCTAGTCTTGTGGCTTTCTCACTGACGCTCCCCTTTATGGTCTATCAGATTTGGGAATTTATCCGACCTGCTCTTAGAAATAGTGAAGTAAAGGCGATTTTTGCTTACATACCAGCTACATTTTTCAGCTTTGTCTTGGGTTTGGTCTTTGGTTTTTACTTTGTCAGCCCTGCTATTTTGCGAGTTTTGCTCTCTTTAGGAGATGGTTTATTTGCCATCCAGATGACTGCGCAGAACTACTTGTCCTTTCTATTTCACACGACCATTCCGATTGCTTGCTTGTTTGAATTGCCTGTCATAGTGGCCTTTCTGACATCAATCGGTTTGCTCAAACCGCAATTTTTGATAAAATATAGACGCTATGCTTATTTCGTTTTATTAGTATTAGCAGTAATCTTGACGCCGGCTGATTTCATCAGTGACTTGTCAATGACAGTGCCGCTGATTTTGCTGTATGAAGTCAGTATCCTACTGAGTAAAATGATTGAGAAAAGGAGAACATCGTAA